DNA sequence from the Thermodesulfovibrionales bacterium genome:
GGACTTTGAAGTAAATATAAAAGCAGAGGCGGAAGTCGAGACGATCCTCTTGCATCTCGAACAGCAAAACGCTCTTACTCTCAAAATTCTTCAACATTGAGAAAATGAGGGCCGAAAACCAACAAAGAACTAAACGTCGCACCTTCTTCCTGAAAAGAATGCGGTTCTTCCCAAAGTCCGCGAAACGTCATGGCTCGCCGGATAGTGTCCGGAAGGAGGACGGTCAAGAGGGCGCAGATTTAGCGACCGAGCGTATTCTCTTCATTTCCGCGTTCGCAGGAAGTTGACCAGCTTCCATCGCTCCCGGGACGTAAGCTTATCCTGAAACGCCGGCATGCGGCCGAAGCCGAAGGTGATGGCCTTGAAGATGGTTGAGTCGCTCAATCCCTTCACCATTTCATGATCCAGACCGGGCGGAGGAGGAACGAGCTTTTTGCCTACCGGCCCCCGCTCCGAAGATGTAGCGCCGTGGCACATAAGGCAATTGGTTTCGAAGAGCGCCTTGCCCTCTTCTACAGATTTCGCGGTCGGAGCCATTGGATTCTTGAATTCCATGTCCGGTGAAGCGACCTCTTTGCCGGTCACGGGCACGGAGTCTTTCGGCGGCGAGAGGACCGGCGCTTTGTAGGGCTTGTAGGATTGCTGGTCGTCCATCCAGATCGCGGCCACGAGCAGAGGGGCGACAGTAAGAATCATTATCCTAATAAAAGCAGTCTCGCGCCAAGC
Encoded proteins:
- a CDS encoding cytochrome c, with the protein product MILTVAPLLVAAIWMDDQQSYKPYKAPVLSPPKDSVPVTGKEVASPDMEFKNPMAPTAKSVEEGKALFETNCLMCHGATSSERGPVGKKLVPPPPGLDHEMVKGLSDSTIFKAITFGFGRMPAFQDKLTSRERWKLVNFLRTRK